A window from Falco naumanni isolate bFalNau1 chromosome 3, bFalNau1.pat, whole genome shotgun sequence encodes these proteins:
- the LOC121084816 gene encoding myo-inositol 2-dehydrogenase-like isoform X2: MDPSPPSYHKPLVPQHPITTSSPASAATPREDPTPSTSARHPSALATSHMRIVPTPLTAEASNGPMPALGHGSDSNSVGLALFGIGLINKGLFQSLMEENGCCLLYVVADQLEEVERAFGAEFLAVTMVLRQQDADVALNDQRVSGAIICSPPEEASKIVIDALRAGKGVFCESLPSFDRQTAEACFDEADRCGRPLVCGFYKRFDPALQFLYQKVRDSQALGRIHRISTISSIYPAASPSFLKASGGIFYNAAVHDIDIISLLLGESALDTIFSLGHAFCADMACLKDADTVAVSMKFPSGAIVTLDISQHCTRSCDHRLEVHGSRGTLRVDNQNPLGITEHGTSVSIYSQTQADRYRDAHRELFRHFLRTLKGKEPPAITKEQFLWTIQVAAAAEQSWRNGSAVDLRNKAIDSCVIKTEIM; the protein is encoded by the exons ATGGACCCCTCTCCACCCTCCTACCACAAGCCGCTGGTTCCCCAGCACCCCATCACCACCAGCTCCCCTGCAAGTGCAGCTACCCCCAGGGAAGACCCAACGCCTTCCACCTCTGCCAGGCACCCCTCAGCGCTTGCCACCTCCCACATGAGGATCGTGCCCACCCCGTTGACAGCCGAGGCTTCCAACGGCCCGATGCCCGCCTTAGGGCATGGCAGTGACAGCAACAGTGTCGGCCTTGCCCTTTTTGGCATTGGGCTCATTAATAAAGGCTTGTTTCAAAGCCTGATGGAGGAAAACGGCTGTTGCTTGCTCTACGTTGTGGCAGaccagctggaggaggtggagCGTGCCTTCGGTGCTGAGTTCCTGGCCGTCACCATGGTGCTGCGGCAGCAGGATGCTGATGTCGCACTCAACGATCAGCG AGTCTCTGGAGCCATTATTTGTTCACCACCTGAAGAAGCCTCCAAGATTGTAATCGATGCTTTACGAGCGG GAAAAGGTGTGTTTTGCGAGAGCCTGCCCAGTTTTGACAGGCAGACGGCAGAAGCTTGTTTTGATGAAGCTGACAGATGTGGAAGACCGTTGGTGTGCGGATTCTACAA GCGCTTTGACCCGGCGCTGCAGTTCTTGTACCAGAAAGTTCGCGACAGCCAGGCGCTGGGGAGGATTCACCGGATATCGACCATCAGCAGCATATATCCGGCAGCGTCCCCGAGCTTCCTGAAAGCATCAG GTGGAATTTTTTACAATGCTGCTGTACACGATATAGATATTATCAGTTTGTTGTTGGGAGAGAGCGCGCTGGATACAATATTTTCACTGGGGCATGCGTTCTGCGCAG ATATGGCCTGCTTGAAGGATGCAGACACTGTAGCAGTCAGCATGAAGTTTCCTAGCGGAGCAATTGTTACTTTGGACATCAGTCAGCACTGCACTAGAAGCTGTGATCACAGACTAGAG gTTCACGGTTCCCGAGGGACGCTACGAGTAGATAATCAGAATCCCCTGGGGATTACGGAGCATGGCACTTCCGTGTCCATTTATTCACAGACCCAAGCTGATCGCTACAGGGATGCGCACAGGGAGCTCTTCCGACACTTTCTGAGAACCCTGAAAG gcaAGGAGCCCCCAGCGATCACCAAAGAGCAGTTTCTGTGGACGATTCAGGTcgctgcagctgctgaacagTCCTGGAGAAACGGATCTGCTGTTGACTTGCGCAACAAAGCAATAGATTCATGCGTGATCAAGACTGAGATAATGTGA
- the LOC121084816 gene encoding myo-inositol 2-dehydrogenase-like isoform X1 gives MRVRRDRILEHLSSGRHYRNRRLLRQHGLRAPLLLSAGPDIGTSLPLQLDAPSLLIQPSFILAASADTSTSYGMDPSPPSYHKPLVPQHPITTSSPASAATPREDPTPSTSARHPSALATSHMRIVPTPLTAEASNGPMPALGHGSDSNSVGLALFGIGLINKGLFQSLMEENGCCLLYVVADQLEEVERAFGAEFLAVTMVLRQQDADVALNDQRVSGAIICSPPEEASKIVIDALRAGKGVFCESLPSFDRQTAEACFDEADRCGRPLVCGFYKRFDPALQFLYQKVRDSQALGRIHRISTISSIYPAASPSFLKASGGIFYNAAVHDIDIISLLLGESALDTIFSLGHAFCADMACLKDADTVAVSMKFPSGAIVTLDISQHCTRSCDHRLEVHGSRGTLRVDNQNPLGITEHGTSVSIYSQTQADRYRDAHRELFRHFLRTLKGKEPPAITKEQFLWTIQVAAAAEQSWRNGSAVDLRNKAIDSCVIKTEIM, from the exons atGCGGGTGCGCCGCGACCGCAtcctggagcacctctcctccGGCCGCCACTACCGCAACCGCCGCCTGCTCCGCCAGCACGGCCTGCGCGCCCCGCTGCTGCT ctctgcaggtccAGACATTGGCACCAGCCTGCCCCTGCAGCTCGACGCGCCCTCACTGCTCATCCAGCCGTCCTTCATCCTCGCCGCCAGCGCTGACACCAGCACCAGCTATGGCATGGACCCCTCTCCACCCTCCTACCACAAGCCGCTGGTTCCCCAGCACCCCATCACCACCAGCTCCCCTGCAAGTGCAGCTACCCCCAGGGAAGACCCAACGCCTTCCACCTCTGCCAGGCACCCCTCAGCGCTTGCCACCTCCCACATGAGGATCGTGCCCACCCCGTTGACAGCCGAGGCTTCCAACGGCCCGATGCCCGCCTTAGGGCATGGCAGTGACAGCAACAGTGTCGGCCTTGCCCTTTTTGGCATTGGGCTCATTAATAAAGGCTTGTTTCAAAGCCTGATGGAGGAAAACGGCTGTTGCTTGCTCTACGTTGTGGCAGaccagctggaggaggtggagCGTGCCTTCGGTGCTGAGTTCCTGGCCGTCACCATGGTGCTGCGGCAGCAGGATGCTGATGTCGCACTCAACGATCAGCG AGTCTCTGGAGCCATTATTTGTTCACCACCTGAAGAAGCCTCCAAGATTGTAATCGATGCTTTACGAGCGG GAAAAGGTGTGTTTTGCGAGAGCCTGCCCAGTTTTGACAGGCAGACGGCAGAAGCTTGTTTTGATGAAGCTGACAGATGTGGAAGACCGTTGGTGTGCGGATTCTACAA GCGCTTTGACCCGGCGCTGCAGTTCTTGTACCAGAAAGTTCGCGACAGCCAGGCGCTGGGGAGGATTCACCGGATATCGACCATCAGCAGCATATATCCGGCAGCGTCCCCGAGCTTCCTGAAAGCATCAG GTGGAATTTTTTACAATGCTGCTGTACACGATATAGATATTATCAGTTTGTTGTTGGGAGAGAGCGCGCTGGATACAATATTTTCACTGGGGCATGCGTTCTGCGCAG ATATGGCCTGCTTGAAGGATGCAGACACTGTAGCAGTCAGCATGAAGTTTCCTAGCGGAGCAATTGTTACTTTGGACATCAGTCAGCACTGCACTAGAAGCTGTGATCACAGACTAGAG gTTCACGGTTCCCGAGGGACGCTACGAGTAGATAATCAGAATCCCCTGGGGATTACGGAGCATGGCACTTCCGTGTCCATTTATTCACAGACCCAAGCTGATCGCTACAGGGATGCGCACAGGGAGCTCTTCCGACACTTTCTGAGAACCCTGAAAG gcaAGGAGCCCCCAGCGATCACCAAAGAGCAGTTTCTGTGGACGATTCAGGTcgctgcagctgctgaacagTCCTGGAGAAACGGATCTGCTGTTGACTTGCGCAACAAAGCAATAGATTCATGCGTGATCAAGACTGAGATAATGTGA